Proteins encoded by one window of Bacteroidia bacterium:
- a CDS encoding lipoprotein signal peptidase, producing the protein MKKYITLVAVILILDQCLKFWIKTNMYLGQEYHIAGNWFIIHFTENNGMAFGMELFGKKFLSLFRIGVMFALAWYVWHLHKTKAHHIYTTAMALIFAGAVGNIIDSIFYGRLFSSSEFGVAAFMPDAGGYAGWLHGKVVDMFYFPIIQTHYPQWFPFWGGEEFIFFRPVFNIADSAITAGVLLIILFNRSIFKHIEEKSPEPTAEMPLAEKEEQQVTEQ; encoded by the coding sequence TTGAAAAAATATATTACGCTTGTTGCCGTCATTCTGATTTTAGATCAGTGTTTAAAATTCTGGATTAAAACCAATATGTATCTCGGCCAGGAATATCATATTGCAGGTAATTGGTTTATTATTCATTTTACTGAAAATAACGGAATGGCCTTTGGTATGGAGTTGTTCGGAAAAAAATTCCTTTCACTTTTCCGTATCGGAGTTATGTTTGCATTAGCCTGGTATGTTTGGCATCTGCATAAAACAAAAGCACATCATATTTACACCACAGCCATGGCATTAATTTTTGCAGGTGCAGTAGGCAATATTATTGACAGTATTTTTTATGGTCGCTTATTTTCATCCAGCGAGTTTGGTGTAGCTGCATTTATGCCCGATGCCGGTGGCTATGCCGGGTGGTTACATGGTAAAGTGGTGGACATGTTTTATTTTCCGATTATTCAAACACACTATCCACAATGGTTTCCGTTCTGGGGGGGTGAAGAGTTTATATTTTTCAGACCGGTTTTTAATATTGCCGATTCAGCAATTACTGCAGGTGTTTTATTAATTATTCTTTTTAACCGTTCTATTTTTAAGCATATAGAAGAAAAATCTCCGGAGCCTACTGCGGAAATGCCATTAGCGGAAAAGGAAGAACAACAAGTTACAGAACAATAG
- a CDS encoding OmpH family outer membrane protein, which yields MKNGLLIYCVLLTLAVAYLFYKVNNCTSNCAPAGVSAAMSDGNIVFVNVDTLLEHYDYYISLRESLKKKQDSIDVILKNKGKELEGEIVNYQKRGANMTDQQRGAEEERLGHKQQQLVEYKNHLLDQLTEEEAVMQDSLHKHLVGYLKDMNKQTNFKFVFGYQRGNGILLANDSLDITQSVIEGLNKK from the coding sequence ATGAAAAACGGACTTTTAATTTACTGTGTATTGCTTACCCTGGCAGTGGCGTATTTGTTTTACAAAGTAAACAACTGTACAAGCAATTGTGCTCCTGCAGGTGTTTCTGCAGCTATGAGCGATGGCAATATTGTTTTTGTAAATGTAGATACATTACTTGAACACTACGACTATTACATTAGCCTTCGTGAGTCGCTTAAAAAGAAACAAGACAGCATTGATGTGATTCTGAAAAACAAAGGCAAAGAGCTGGAGGGCGAAATAGTGAATTATCAGAAACGAGGCGCAAATATGACGGATCAGCAGCGCGGTGCTGAAGAAGAAAGGTTAGGACACAAACAACAACAGTTGGTTGAATACAAAAACCATTTACTCGATCAGTTAACTGAAGAAGAAGCCGTCATGCAAGATAGTTTGCACAAACATTTGGTGGGCTATCTAAAAGATATGAATAAGCAAACAAATTTTAAGTTTGTTTTCGGATATCAGCGCGGTAATGGAATTTTATTAGCCAACGATTCACTCGATATTACACAAAGTGTAATTGAAGGGCTGAATAAAAAATAA
- the yihA gene encoding ribosome biogenesis GTP-binding protein YihA/YsxC — translation MEISSAEFVQSNTDVKKCPEPNKPEYAFIGRSNVGKSSLINMLCNKKGLAKTSSTPGKTQLINHFIINEQWFLVDLPGYGFAKTARTEREKWDGMIRNYMIYRKNLMSVFVLIDIRISPQQKDLDFINWLGEKAIPFCLIFTKADKQTRTKNDSSVKQFCDQLYKTWATLPPQFISSAETKAGRAEILAYIDNTNLSFKK, via the coding sequence ATGGAAATAAGTTCAGCAGAATTTGTTCAAAGCAATACGGATGTAAAAAAATGTCCGGAACCCAACAAGCCCGAATATGCATTTATCGGCAGAAGTAACGTAGGCAAATCATCACTCATCAACATGCTTTGCAACAAAAAGGGTCTGGCAAAAACTTCTTCTACTCCGGGAAAAACACAACTCATTAATCATTTTATCATCAATGAGCAATGGTTTTTGGTTGACTTGCCTGGATATGGATTTGCAAAAACTGCTCGTACAGAACGCGAAAAATGGGACGGCATGATTCGCAATTACATGATTTATCGCAAAAATCTGATGTCTGTTTTTGTATTGATAGATATTCGTATTTCACCACAACAAAAAGACCTTGACTTTATCAATTGGCTCGGTGAAAAGGCCATTCCATTCTGTCTGATTTTTACTAAAGCTGATAAACAAACACGCACTAAAAACGATTCATCTGTAAAGCAGTTTTGCGATCAGTTATATAAAACCTGGGCAACCTTGCCGCCACAATTTATTAGCTCTGCAGAAACCAAGGCCGGGCGTGCTGAAATATTAGCATATATTGACAACACCAACCTCTCTTTTAAAAAATAA
- a CDS encoding T9SS type A sorting domain-containing protein, whose product MPNAVAQNRSSIWIFGDSAGIDFSNVLNPVPIISNCQSRGTVASIADSAGDFLFYTSPKLRAGTAKQGKVYNRQFHLMDNGDSLQYVHGIYNSAIIIPNPAGNNQYYIFNVNSNVGLGSVNGLFYSVVDLNYNNGLGKVTTKNQHLITTDYMTDAMAAVKHGNGRDWWVLCKPLYIDTLTGGLISSDTFYIYLVTPDSIHTPVKQCIGYNKASWLGNFTFSSDGSKFNFVCYSGLSEIMDFDRCTGTMSNANIITDSLWNMDNSFIGSAFSPNDSLLYIIKGVYYPFYLLQYDIYSQDMDTIAQITGTQTVVNRGRSPGHIRLAPDGKIYMTASYTDTLGYLYFPYADSCYFPENMYLGVINNPNVKGVGCNFNNFGFYLGGKRTYWGLPNNPDYELGALAGSGCDTITNLTPELCCRDLHLKIFPNPANETITIKFNHKNVADYTVFDTHGRIVQQGKINDNSSISVKQLPQGMYFVFVSNNEISCNSKFIKK is encoded by the coding sequence ATGCCAAATGCTGTTGCACAAAACCGCAGCAGTATTTGGATATTTGGTGATAGTGCAGGAATTGATTTTTCAAATGTATTAAATCCAGTTCCTATTATAAGCAATTGCCAGAGCAGAGGTACAGTAGCGTCCATAGCAGATAGCGCAGGTGATTTTTTGTTTTATACAAGCCCTAAATTAAGGGCAGGTACTGCTAAACAAGGCAAAGTATATAATCGCCAATTCCACCTTATGGACAATGGCGATTCACTTCAGTATGTACACGGCATATATAATAGTGCAATCATCATTCCCAATCCAGCAGGGAATAATCAATATTATATTTTTAATGTAAATTCGAACGTAGGTTTAGGTTCTGTGAATGGATTATTTTATTCAGTTGTTGATTTAAACTATAATAACGGCTTAGGAAAAGTAACCACTAAAAATCAGCATTTGATAACTACCGATTATATGACCGATGCCATGGCAGCGGTGAAGCATGGCAACGGGCGAGACTGGTGGGTGCTATGCAAGCCGTTATATATTGACACATTAACAGGTGGTTTAATTTCTTCCGACACCTTTTATATTTACCTCGTAACGCCAGATAGCATACATACTCCCGTGAAGCAATGTATAGGTTATAATAAGGCTAGTTGGCTTGGAAATTTTACATTTTCATCTGACGGCAGCAAATTCAACTTTGTCTGTTATAGTGGCTTATCAGAAATTATGGATTTTGACCGTTGCACAGGAACAATGTCAAACGCCAATATCATTACTGATTCACTATGGAATATGGATAATTCTTTTATAGGCTCTGCATTTTCACCCAATGACAGTTTGTTATACATTATCAAAGGGGTCTATTATCCTTTTTATTTATTGCAATATGATATTTATTCGCAGGATATGGATACCATAGCACAGATAACCGGAACGCAAACGGTTGTAAACAGGGGGAGGTCCCCCGGTCATATCAGACTTGCTCCAGACGGAAAAATATACATGACTGCATCCTATACCGATACACTAGGGTATCTTTATTTCCCTTATGCAGATTCCTGTTATTTTCCTGAAAACATGTATTTGGGAGTCATCAACAATCCGAACGTGAAAGGTGTGGGGTGCAACTTTAATAATTTCGGGTTTTATCTTGGCGGCAAACGTACTTATTGGGGTTTGCCCAACAACCCCGATTATGAGCTAGGAGCACTTGCAGGCAGCGGATGTGATACTATCACAAACCTTACCCCCGAACTTTGTTGCAGAGATTTGCATTTAAAGATATTTCCAAATCCGGCAAATGAAACTATAACCATCAAGTTCAACCACAAAAATGTTGCTGACTACACCGTATTTGACACACATGGCAGAATAGTTCAGCAGGGAAAAATAAATGATAACAGTTCCATTTCTGTTAAGCAACTGCCGCAAGGTATGTATTTTGTTTTTGTCAGCAATAATGAAATTAGCTGCAATAGTAAATTTATAAAAAAGTAA
- a CDS encoding PadR family transcriptional regulator, giving the protein MYSSELIKGTLKTIILKLLKENKRMYGYEITQTVKELTGGKIQLTEGALYPSLHSLEAEGILVTETEYIGKRVRKYYKLSPEGKNMTKEKLSEFADFINTMKFLLDIKINNA; this is encoded by the coding sequence ATCTACTCTTCCGAACTTATAAAAGGCACACTAAAAACCATAATACTAAAACTATTGAAAGAAAACAAAAGAATGTATGGTTATGAAATTACGCAAACGGTAAAAGAACTTACCGGTGGAAAAATACAACTAACAGAAGGCGCTCTTTATCCTTCACTCCATTCACTTGAAGCAGAAGGGATATTAGTAACCGAAACAGAATATATTGGTAAGCGGGTGCGTAAATACTATAAGCTTAGTCCTGAAGGAAAAAACATGACCAAAGAAAAACTGAGCGAGTTTGCCGATTTCATAAACACCATGAAATTTTTACTGGATATAAAAATCAACAATGCATAA
- a CDS encoding TraR/DksA C4-type zinc finger protein, whose translation MIKHVEKPKEYTRRRSNPPIVKPAAPPRTTPLREDPVLPDAPVASILKKPVAMLDNRPTKLENSPDKTRYSDAELNEFRELIIQKLTDAKVELNNLQAFLNNSNEHGTDDTASSFKMLEDGSDTLAKEEAGQLAARQRKFIEQLENALVRIENKTYGLCRVTGKLIPKERLRAVPHTTQSIEAKVQQYRN comes from the coding sequence ATGATTAAACACGTAGAAAAACCGAAAGAATATACACGCAGACGCAGCAATCCTCCAATTGTTAAACCTGCTGCACCTCCACGTACAACACCATTGCGTGAAGACCCTGTTCTTCCTGATGCACCGGTTGCCTCAATTCTTAAAAAACCGGTAGCAATGCTTGACAACAGACCAACAAAGTTGGAAAATAGCCCTGATAAAACCCGCTACAGTGATGCAGAATTAAATGAGTTTCGCGAGTTAATTATTCAGAAATTGACTGATGCAAAAGTTGAGTTGAATAACTTACAGGCATTTCTTAACAACAGCAATGAGCATGGCACTGATGACACTGCATCATCTTTTAAGATGCTTGAAGATGGCAGCGACACTTTAGCAAAAGAAGAAGCAGGGCAGCTTGCTGCACGCCAACGTAAGTTTATTGAGCAATTGGAAAACGCATTGGTACGTATCGAAAACAAAACGTATGGCCTTTGCCGCGTAACAGGCAAGTTGATACCAAAAGAAAGACTTCGTGCTGTACCACACACTACACAAAGCATTGAAGCCAAGGTACAACAGTATCGCAATTAA
- a CDS encoding zinc-dependent metalloprotease: MKTTSTILVLIIFTVLFQMVASGQCATDTVHQHLMQTDSLYARNFSILKSQVNGAIKSETVNKFHSTVYTIPIVVHVIHVGEPVGTGSNISTAQIQQAIVGLNNRFRNIIGNGVDVEIEFCLASVDPNGNQTSGINRINGTVLPRYAAHGISLFFNNCDAPSEDSVKDLSKWPVADYYNVWVVNKICQNFNGYVGYANYPNGGPYDGTVIASWAMDSLDATLAHELGHGFFLYHTFEGDGYNLNCPVDTNCTLDGDNICDTPPHKVADCGSINPCTSSGIWNNSRYNYMSYCSLKTLFTLGQKNRMRSTAIVYPRLSLLSSQGCGIVGINNINEDSIVYFYPNPFNDNLRITRNTNETLDISLYDVTSRKIFNQSFTNTTLINTEQLAKGLYLYEVRNRNRVIKKGKVVKD, translated from the coding sequence ATGAAAACAACATCAACTATTCTCGTCCTAATAATTTTTACAGTCCTATTTCAAATGGTTGCCAGCGGACAATGTGCAACCGATACTGTTCATCAACATTTGATGCAAACAGATTCCCTTTACGCAAGAAATTTTTCTATTCTTAAATCACAAGTTAATGGTGCTATAAAAAGTGAAACAGTAAATAAATTTCACTCTACTGTTTACACCATTCCGATTGTTGTTCATGTAATTCATGTAGGGGAGCCGGTAGGAACAGGATCTAATATTTCTACAGCACAAATTCAACAAGCCATAGTTGGATTAAACAATCGGTTTAGAAATATAATAGGTAATGGTGTTGATGTTGAAATTGAATTTTGCCTTGCAAGCGTTGACCCCAATGGTAATCAAACATCTGGGATTAATCGTATTAACGGAACAGTTTTGCCACGATATGCTGCTCATGGAATTAGCCTTTTCTTTAATAATTGTGATGCTCCAAGTGAAGATTCAGTAAAAGATTTAAGTAAATGGCCTGTTGCTGATTACTATAATGTTTGGGTAGTTAATAAAATATGCCAAAACTTTAATGGATATGTTGGATATGCTAATTATCCAAATGGTGGACCATATGATGGAACTGTTATTGCTTCATGGGCAATGGACAGTTTAGATGCAACCCTTGCGCATGAACTGGGTCATGGTTTCTTTCTGTACCATACTTTTGAAGGTGATGGTTATAATCTTAATTGCCCCGTAGATACAAATTGTACACTTGATGGCGACAATATATGTGATACTCCACCTCATAAAGTTGCCGATTGTGGATCAATAAACCCATGTACTTCTAGTGGTATTTGGAATAATAGTCGATATAATTATATGAGCTATTGTTCATTAAAAACATTATTCACACTAGGGCAAAAAAATAGGATGAGATCTACTGCAATTGTTTATCCAAGACTAAGTTTACTGTCTTCGCAGGGTTGTGGAATTGTCGGTATAAATAATATAAACGAAGATTCAATTGTGTATTTTTATCCAAATCCCTTTAATGATAACCTAAGAATTACCAGAAATACCAACGAAACACTTGATATAAGTTTATATGATGTTACCTCAAGAAAAATATTTAATCAATCATTTACTAACACTACTTTAATAAATACTGAACAACTGGCAAAAGGATTATATCTTTACGAAGTAAGAAATAGAAACAGAGTAATTAAAAAAGGTAAGGTTGTAAAGGATTGA
- the ileS gene encoding isoleucine--tRNA ligase, with protein sequence MNQKPYPEFKQLDLAAIANEVLLKWDAEKTFEQSIVLREGAKTFTFYEGPPSANGLPGIHHVMARAIKDIFCRFKTIQGFQVKRKGGWDTHGLPIELSVEKTLGITKEDIGKKISVEDYNKACRKEVMKYKEVWDDLTRKMGYWVDLENPYITFENGYIETCWYLLKELYKKDLLYKGYTIQPYSPAAGTGLSSHELNQPGTYKMVKDTTVVAQFKIKKESLPENLASQLGDIKSNFYFLAWTTTPWTLPSNSALAVGEKISYVWVQTFNQYTNKPIVVVLAKVLFPKYFSEKNAALSLDDFKPGDKQIPFKIITECKGSALAGIAYEQLLPYVKPDGKAFVAVAGDFVSTEDGTGIVHIAPTFGADDFRTAKQQGIEAILVKDETGNAMPLVDKRGRFVSEVTDFAGEFVKEEYLSEEEKKQERQKQNRDKYLSVDERIAIKLKQENKAFKVEKYEHNYPHCWRTDKPVLYYPLDSWFIRTTACKERMIALNKTINWKPESTGTGRFGNWLENLVDWNLSRSRYWGIPLPIWRSEDEKEEKCIGSVNELRLEIEKAIAAGVMDAKHLEHVDASKADFDLHRPYVDNIVLVSDSGQKMYRETDLIDVWFDSGAMPYAQWQLDYDKLNRGEAMPFKQGFEKSYPADFIAEGVDQTRGWFFTLHAIAVMLFDSVAFKNVVSNGLVLDKNGNKMSKRLGNAVDPFETINKFGPDATRWYMISNAQPWDNLKFNVDGIAEVQRKLFGTLYNTYSFFALYANIDGFIPDDKKTVPLAERSELDRWILSKLHHLVKEVTAGLEDYEPTFAARQIEEFVDEHLSNWYVRLSRRRFWRSEMNKDKQSAYETLFECLMVTSQLMSPVAPFFSDWLYRNLTDCVRNTSPSLYQLKSIHLTLLTPANASCLDSALEERMDFAQRISSMVLALRKKVNIRVRQPLQKILIPVDSPQQQKVIEQVEKLILSEVNVKEMEFVTDASGLLVKKIKANYKVLGKKLGALMKDAAAVIAQMTQDDIRTLESKGAFDLRINENVVAISVEDVEISSEDIPGWQVNSNGSLIVALDISISPQLRDEGIARELVNRIQNLRKDKGFEVTDKIQVKLKNQPSIITAIESNLDYICAEILASSFTWVETLAAAAADEIEVEEGVKTIIEIERI encoded by the coding sequence ATGAATCAGAAACCATATCCAGAGTTTAAACAGTTGGATTTGGCCGCAATAGCCAATGAAGTTCTATTGAAATGGGATGCCGAAAAAACATTCGAACAAAGCATCGTTTTGCGTGAAGGGGCAAAAACATTTACCTTCTACGAAGGGCCACCCAGTGCCAACGGCCTGCCCGGCATTCACCATGTGATGGCTCGTGCCATTAAAGATATTTTTTGTCGTTTTAAAACCATTCAGGGCTTTCAGGTAAAACGCAAAGGCGGATGGGATACGCATGGTCTGCCCATTGAACTGAGTGTTGAGAAAACATTAGGTATTACCAAGGAAGATATAGGCAAGAAAATTTCTGTTGAAGATTACAACAAAGCTTGCCGCAAAGAGGTGATGAAGTATAAAGAAGTGTGGGACGACCTGACACGTAAAATGGGCTATTGGGTTGACCTGGAAAACCCTTACATCACTTTTGAAAATGGCTACATTGAAACTTGCTGGTACTTGCTGAAAGAGCTTTATAAAAAAGATTTGTTGTACAAAGGCTACACCATACAGCCCTATTCACCGGCAGCAGGAACAGGCCTCAGCTCCCATGAATTGAACCAACCCGGCACCTATAAGATGGTGAAAGATACAACGGTGGTGGCTCAGTTTAAAATTAAAAAAGAATCGTTGCCAGAAAACTTAGCATCACAGCTTGGTGATATTAAAAGCAATTTTTATTTTCTTGCATGGACAACAACACCATGGACATTACCCTCGAACAGTGCATTGGCAGTGGGCGAAAAAATTAGTTATGTGTGGGTGCAGACTTTTAATCAATACACCAACAAACCTATTGTAGTTGTTCTTGCCAAAGTTTTGTTTCCAAAATATTTTAGTGAGAAAAATGCAGCACTTAGTCTTGATGATTTTAAACCCGGTGACAAACAAATTCCTTTTAAAATTATTACAGAATGTAAAGGTTCTGCGCTGGCTGGTATTGCCTACGAACAACTTTTGCCCTATGTAAAACCTGATGGAAAAGCTTTTGTTGCCGTTGCAGGAGATTTTGTCAGTACAGAAGATGGAACAGGTATTGTTCACATTGCTCCCACCTTTGGTGCAGACGATTTTCGTACAGCTAAACAACAAGGTATAGAAGCTATTTTGGTGAAAGATGAGACAGGAAATGCCATGCCTCTGGTGGACAAACGCGGGCGTTTTGTGAGTGAGGTAACCGATTTTGCCGGTGAATTCGTGAAAGAAGAATACCTTTCGGAAGAGGAAAAAAAACAAGAACGGCAGAAACAAAATAGAGACAAATACCTGTCGGTAGATGAACGCATAGCTATCAAACTAAAGCAAGAAAACAAAGCTTTTAAAGTAGAAAAATACGAGCATAACTATCCACATTGTTGGCGTACAGACAAACCTGTTTTGTACTACCCATTAGACAGTTGGTTTATCCGTACAACAGCATGCAAAGAGCGGATGATAGCGCTCAACAAAACCATCAACTGGAAACCTGAGTCAACCGGCACAGGACGTTTTGGCAACTGGCTCGAAAATTTAGTTGACTGGAACTTGTCGCGCTCGCGCTATTGGGGCATACCCCTTCCGATATGGCGCAGTGAAGATGAAAAAGAAGAAAAGTGCATAGGCTCTGTTAATGAGCTAAGGCTTGAAATAGAGAAAGCCATTGCCGCAGGGGTGATGGATGCCAAACATTTGGAACATGTAGATGCTTCTAAAGCCGATTTTGATTTACACCGGCCTTACGTAGATAACATTGTATTGGTGTCGGATAGTGGGCAGAAAATGTACCGCGAAACAGACCTCATTGACGTTTGGTTTGACAGTGGAGCCATGCCCTATGCGCAGTGGCAGTTAGATTATGACAAACTCAACCGGGGTGAAGCCATGCCGTTTAAACAGGGGTTTGAAAAAAGCTATCCTGCCGATTTTATTGCAGAAGGAGTTGACCAGACTCGTGGTTGGTTTTTTACCTTACATGCCATTGCAGTGATGTTGTTTGATTCTGTAGCTTTTAAGAATGTTGTCTCTAACGGATTGGTGCTCGACAAAAACGGTAATAAAATGAGCAAACGCTTAGGCAATGCTGTAGATCCGTTTGAAACCATCAATAAATTTGGCCCTGATGCCACGCGCTGGTATATGATAAGCAATGCACAGCCATGGGACAACCTCAAATTTAACGTTGACGGCATTGCCGAAGTGCAACGAAAATTGTTTGGAACACTTTACAACACCTACTCGTTTTTTGCCCTTTATGCCAACATAGACGGTTTTATTCCTGACGACAAAAAAACGGTTCCCCTGGCAGAACGCTCTGAGCTGGACAGATGGATTCTTTCTAAGCTGCACCATCTGGTGAAAGAGGTAACGGCAGGGCTTGAAGACTATGAGCCTACTTTTGCAGCCCGTCAGATAGAAGAATTTGTTGATGAGCATCTCAGCAACTGGTATGTACGTCTTTCGCGCAGGCGATTCTGGCGCAGTGAAATGAATAAAGATAAACAATCGGCATACGAAACGCTTTTTGAATGTTTAATGGTTACCTCACAACTGATGAGTCCTGTTGCCCCATTCTTCTCAGATTGGCTTTACAGAAACCTGACAGATTGTGTTCGCAACACCTCTCCGTCCCTTTATCAGCTTAAATCCATACACCTAACCCTGCTGACACCGGCCAATGCATCTTGCTTAGACAGTGCCCTAGAAGAGCGTATGGATTTTGCACAGCGTATATCAAGTATGGTGTTGGCATTACGAAAGAAAGTAAACATAAGGGTGCGGCAGCCATTACAAAAAATACTCATTCCTGTTGACAGCCCTCAGCAACAAAAGGTTATAGAACAGGTGGAAAAACTGATACTTTCAGAAGTAAATGTCAAAGAAATGGAGTTTGTTACCGATGCCTCGGGATTGTTGGTAAAGAAAATTAAAGCCAATTATAAAGTGCTGGGCAAAAAACTGGGAGCACTCATGAAAGATGCTGCTGCTGTTATTGCACAAATGACTCAGGATGATATACGTACCTTAGAAAGCAAAGGTGCTTTTGACCTCAGAATCAACGAAAATGTAGTTGCTATTTCTGTCGAAGATGTTGAAATCAGCTCAGAAGATATCCCGGGCTGGCAAGTCAACAGCAATGGCAGTTTAATAGTAGCATTAGACATCAGTATATCGCCTCAATTGCGTGACGAAGGCATTGCCCGTGAACTAGTTAACAGAATACAAAACCTGCGTAAAGACAAGGGATTTGAGGTTACGGATAAAATACAGGTTAAACTTAAAAATCAGCCATCTATAATCACTGCTATCGAAAGCAATTTAGACTATATTTGCGCGGAAATTTTAGCCTCCTCATTTACATGGGTAGAAACATTAGCTGCTGCTGCAGCCGATGAAATAGAGGTTGAAGAAGGAGTTAAAACAATAATTGAAATAGAAAGGATTTAA
- a CDS encoding GNAT family N-acyltransferase, whose translation MQIIDPVERHLLEQELNNGRFIRDANNGPNKLYVVTVHDSPNVLREIGRVRELTFRAAGGGTGKALDLDEFDLIENCYKQLIVWNPAEKEIVGGYRFIRCADAATDPHSQFKLATTELFHFTEKFIKEYFPHTIELGRSFVQPQYQPTAENRKGLFSLDNLWDGLGAIAIDNPDMKYFFGKVTMYLRFNRIARDMILAFMQHYFPDENKMVYPHHPLPAENDVNDFVAGLKNLPYKEGHHILNKKVRELGENIPPLFNSYMNLSATMKTFGTALNHEFGDVEETGILISIDDIYESKKARHVNTYHPAP comes from the coding sequence ATGCAAATCATTGACCCGGTCGAAAGGCACCTTCTGGAACAGGAACTAAACAATGGTCGCTTTATCCGTGATGCCAACAATGGGCCGAATAAGTTATATGTGGTTACTGTTCATGACTCGCCTAATGTGCTGAGGGAAATTGGCCGGGTGCGCGAACTCACTTTCAGGGCTGCCGGTGGCGGCACCGGAAAAGCACTTGATTTAGATGAGTTTGATCTGATTGAAAACTGCTACAAGCAACTTATAGTTTGGAATCCTGCCGAAAAGGAAATTGTTGGAGGCTACCGTTTTATCAGATGTGCCGATGCAGCCACTGACCCACACAGTCAGTTTAAGTTAGCTACAACAGAGCTTTTTCATTTCACTGAAAAATTTATCAAAGAATATTTTCCTCATACCATTGAATTAGGCCGCTCATTTGTACAACCACAATATCAGCCAACTGCAGAAAATCGTAAAGGCCTATTTTCCCTTGACAATTTATGGGATGGACTTGGTGCTATTGCCATTGATAATCCAGACATGAAATATTTTTTTGGGAAGGTTACCATGTATTTGCGCTTTAACCGCATTGCCAGAGATATGATTCTGGCTTTTATGCAACATTATTTTCCTGATGAAAATAAAATGGTTTACCCACATCATCCATTGCCGGCAGAAAACGATGTTAATGATTTTGTGGCAGGTCTAAAAAATCTTCCTTACAAAGAAGGGCATCATATTTTAAATAAAAAAGTACGTGAGCTTGGAGAAAATATTCCTCCATTGTTTAACAGCTACATGAATCTCTCTGCTACAATGAAAACTTTTGGTACTGCCTTAAATCATGAATTTGGCGATGTGGAAGAAACCGGCATTTTAATTTCTATTGATGATATTTACGAAAGTAAAAAAGCCAGACATGTAAACACCTATCATCCGGCACCTTAA
- a CDS encoding DUF6370 family protein: MKYFILSFLLGMLSLNVQAQVASKLASKPDTEKVLMTVEASCGECKFDLPGNDCDLAVRINGTAYYVDGVSIFEFGHPHDANGFCVAIRKAEVQGEVVNNRFKATYFKLLDAGEQTDSNKKP; encoded by the coding sequence ATGAAGTACTTTATTCTTTCATTCTTATTGGGTATGCTTTCTCTTAATGTTCAGGCACAGGTGGCCTCTAAATTAGCTTCAAAACCGGATACTGAAAAGGTGTTGATGACCGTTGAAGCCTCTTGTGGTGAGTGTAAGTTTGATTTACCCGGTAATGACTGCGATTTGGCTGTGCGCATTAATGGCACTGCATATTATGTTGATGGGGTTTCGATTTTTGAATTCGGACATCCGCACGATGCGAACGGTTTTTGTGTTGCCATACGCAAAGCCGAAGTTCAGGGAGAAGTGGTAAACAACCGTTTTAAAGCTACTTATTTTAAACTTTTAGATGCCGGTGAACAGACCGACAGCAATAAAAAGCCGTAA